Proteins from a single region of Theileria parva strain Muguga chromosome 1, complete sequence, whole genome shotgun sequence:
- the TBP gene encoding TATA-box-binding protein, which translates to MNKNNERVESETSEKDLLLLNIDTNNPQVLNKLQQLPFNNMNVPMVQNIVASVHLGEELDLREIAISTRNAEYNPKKFNALVLRMQNPKCTGLIFRTGRIIITGSKTIEDTRLGGKRMAKMIRKETGLDLKFNNFKIENIIATFSCNVPIRLEVFSQEHKDLCNYEPEFFAGLVYRCRINEESEAVLLIFVSGNVIITGCKSAQEIQYVFKTMYPILHQYQH; encoded by the exons ATGAATAAGAATAATGAACGAGTTGAGTCGGAAACGTCTGAAAAGGACTTATTACTACTCAATATCGATACCAATAACCCACaagttttaaataaacttcAACAACTTCCCTTCAACA ACATGAATGTACCGATGGTACAGAATATAGTCGCCTCGGTTCATTTGGGAGAGGAGTTGGATTTAAGAGAAATTGCAATATCAACCCGAAATGCAGAATATAATCCCAAGAAATTTAATGCTTTAGTTTTAAGGATGCAAAATCCAAAGTGTACTGGTTTAATTTTCAGAACTGGAcgaattattattactg GTAGTAAAACAATAGAGGATACAAGATTGGGTGGAAAGAGAATGGCTAAGATGATTAGGAAGGAGACTGGtttagatttaaaatttaataattttaaaattgagaaTATTATTGCCACTTTCAGCTGTAATGTTCCCATTCGACTTGAAGTCTTTTCACAAGAACATAAAGATTTATGCAACTATGAACCAGAGTTTTTTGCAG GATTGGTGTATAGATGTCGTATAAATGAAGAATCTGAGGctgttttattaatatttgtttcTGGAAATGTTATTATCACTGGCTGTAAGTCCGCACAGGAAATTCAATACGTCTTCAAAACCATGTATCCAATACTACATCAATACCAGCACTAA
- the ZNF207 gene encoding Zinc finger protein 207, protein MGRKSRKSCTIKPFCFFCLREFDNEKVLIQHQKAKHFKCPECNRKLETANGLLVHLQQVHKSTLNRVPNSLEGRDNITSTIQGMNGVPVDIIEEHRMQYYNRLNNINKQKQQRINWTQIQLPNCFTPTTTTPNLLYNNNTVAPIAAVTTTNTTTTAAVESNKVENDNVVTGNKLLILDAYGLPIKQEKPDKDTINTKLHIKPFLSINHTTNANVVSTVNSLNNGNVVNDSVTSVSNKFESGWDVKSAKSGENMKEEKVIYYKVTGTKPLPIPLPSIPNTKLSYSTDDVSIEELRAKYKYNWVES, encoded by the exons ATGGGTCGGAAGAGTAGGAAGTCTTGTACCATAAAGCCCTTTTGTTTTTTCTGTCTTCGTGAATTTGATAATGAAAAAGTACTCATCCAACATCAAAAAGctaaacattttaaatgtCCCGAATGTAATCGTAAACTAGAAACTGCCAATGGACTATTAGTACATCTACAACAG GTCCACAAATCTACATTGAATAGAGTCCCAAATTCATTAGAGGGGCGTGATAACATAACTTCAACAATTCAGGGCATGAATGGCGTTCCAGTTGACATCATAGAAGAACACCGAATGCAATATTACAATAGACTCAACAACATTAATAAACAAAAACAGCAACGGATTAACTGGACCCAAATTCAACTACCCAATTGTTTCACTCCCACTACTACTACCCCTAACTTACTTTATAATAACAACACTGTTGCTCCAATTGCTGCTGTTACTACTACTAATACCACCACTACTGCTGCAGTTGAAAGTAATAAAGTTGAGAATGATAATGTAGTAACtggtaataaattactaatATTGGATGCTTACGGTTTACCAATAAAGCAGGAAAAACCTGATAAAGacactattaatactaaattacacattaaaccCTTTTTAAGCATTAATCACACCACCAATGCCAATGTGGTTAGTACAGTCAATAGTCTAAATAATGGTAATGTGGTGAATGACAGTGTGACAAGTGTgagtaataaatttgaaagtGGCTGGGATGTTAAAAGTGCCAAAAGTGGAGAGAATATGAAGGAGGAGAAGGTGATATATTACAAAGTTACAGGGACGAAACCTTTACCAATACCGCTACCATCAATTCCAAACACCAAACTTTCATACTCTACTGATGAC GTTTCAATAGAAGAATTACGTGCAAAATATAAGTATAACTGGGTTGAatcttaa
- the ADK1 gene encoding Adenylate kinase 3 → MTNLEDFETTDLLSELKRRYNCLGKPQGNFVFLGPPGSGKGTQSHILKNSHCYCHLSTGDLFREAIKSGTPTGLKAKEFIDKGLLVPDELTLSLVQERINSPKCRRGFLLDGYPRSISQAKDLNKLLKSVGKKLNGVFSFNVSDEVIEKRIVGRLVHPGSNRVYHKVFNPPKEEGKDDLTGEPLITRKDDRPEIIKKRLEVYKKETAPLVDYYNNENLLHSVNANNNVESITKEVEKLVLKTSKL, encoded by the exons ATGACAAATTTAGAGGACTTCGAAACCACTGATTTACTCTCGGAACTTAAGCGCAGATACAACTGCCTAGGAAAACCACAGGGCAATTTCGTATTCTTAGGACCGCCAGGATCCGGGAAA GGAACTCAATCACATATATTGAAGAATAGCCATTGCTATTGTCATTTATCAACTGGTGATTTATTTCGTGAAGCTATTAAATCCGGCACACCAACCGGCCTCAAG GCTAAAGAGTTTATTGATAAGGGTTTATTGGTCCCTGATgaattaactttatctcTGGTCCAAGAAAGAATTAATTCACCTAAATGTCGACGTGGTTTCCTCCTCGATGGTTATCCAAGATCAATCTCACAAGCTAAAGAT TTGAACAAATTGCTGAAAAGTGTTGGAAAGAAATTGAATGGtgtattttcatttaaCGTGTCAGACGAAGTGATAGAGAAGAGAATAGTAGGCCGTTTGGTACATCCAGGCTCAAATCGCGTATACCATAAGGTGTTTAACCCTCCGAAGGAAGAAGGTAAAGATGACCTCACAGGAGAGCCGTTGATAACACGTAAAGATGACAGACCTGAGATCATTAAAAAGCGTTTAGAAGTCTATAAAAAGGAAACCGCGCCACTGGTGGATTACTATAATAACGAGAATTTACTTCATAGCGTAAACGCAAACAATAATGTTGAATCCATTAccaaa GAAGTGGAAAAATTGGTACTTAAAACATCCAAACTctaa
- the Dph5 gene encoding diphthine synthase has protein sequence MLSIVGLGLGDVEDITIKGFKAIKNADIVYLEIYTSFLINSDKQKLEEYYGKEIKEVDRIFIEEQNDTLLNEAKDKNVVLLIAGDPFSATTHVEIYYKAMNCGIDVNIINNASIMNSVGITGLQLYRFGETVSIPFFEENWKPFSFYDKIMQNYNNNLHTLCLLDIKVRERSVENIMKNKLIFEEPRFMSINKAIEQLLYVQSNNTTHSKIDFMVIGMARLCSKDQVIKSGKLQDLLNFDFGPPLHSLVICSPHLHHYEELFFNHYSQ, from the exons ATGCTGAGTATAGTTGGCCTTGGTCTTGGTGATGTCGAGGATATTACTATCAAAGGGTTTAAAGCCATTAAAAATGCAGATATTGTTTACCTCGAAATCTACACCTCATTCCTTATCAACTCCGATAAACAGAAACTA GAGGAATATTATGGGAAGGAGATAAAGGAAGTGGATAGGATATTTATCGAGGAACAGAATGATACTTTATTAAATGAAGCTaaggataaaaatgttGTTTTACTTATCGCAGGAGATCCTTTTAG TGCTACAACACATGttgaaatatattataaagCTATGAACTGTGGCATCGATGTCAATATCATAAATAACGCTAGTATTATGAATTCCGTTGGAATCACCGGATTACAA CTGTATAGATTTGGTGAGACCGTATCAATACCATTTTTTGAGGAGAATTGGAAACCTTTTAGTTTCTACGACAAGATAATGCAGAattataacaataatttacacactttgtGTTTGCTGGATATTAAAGTTAGGGAACGAAGTGTTGAGAAtattatgaaaaataaacttaTATTTGAGGAACCTAG ATTTATGAGTATAAATAAGGCAATTGAGCAATTATTATACGTTCAATCCAATAACACCACACACA GTAAGATTGATTTTATGGTGATTGGTATGGCTCGCTTATGTTCAAAAGATCAAGTAATTAAATCTGGCAAACTTCaagatttattaaacttcGACTTTGGTCCTCCTTTACACTCACTCGTCATTTGTTCTCCGCACCTCCATCACTACGAAGAACTATTCTTCAATCACTATTCACAATAA
- the Trmt11 gene encoding putative RNA methylase family UPF0020 family protein, translating into MERCLFRMRMDVDYNELIEFELLSVAELLGVSAQDFKLSYYKDESTPCQLYSQSLTEYYRNYSPDSSISNFNRLETTDQNVFLFGTVPSIDIAKAIFDRSILNKEVIKVWVECEDYDELLDCVLNKCKDEIEAHLLGKSWCVKYSKYNNKSNSDDIVKVLDKLLPIFQHAGDVNLINPITKIAIIEKYNINKKTCEKKLDRIYFGNILFERNDSPWWTNYCLSNRPILGPTSLDNSLSFILSNLVLHYAVSHNLGKVKNGTVVYDPFVGSGGSLISSSIFGGFCIGSDIDIRILRGWGISYIKSNTTESDEKNIFVNFNYYKLLIPDIIRFDIKYSPFKESNGWVDTIITDPPYGNRASYMNNKLMKNIKNDLKHKNCLELITFLLQISLNILVKHGRLIFLLPSHINNIDESLKLINCKGFKIVYIGQQLLTGGQCRFIITLEKL; encoded by the exons atggaaAGATGTTTATTTCGTATGCGTATGGATGTTGATTATAATGAGTTGATAGAGTTTGAGTTATTATCAGTGGCTGAGCTTTTGGGTGTAAGTGCTCAAGACTTTAAGTTATCATATTATAAGGATGAAAGTACACCTTGCCAACTCTATTCCCAATCTTTAACTGAATATTATCGTAATTATTCCCCTGATAGTTCAATTTCTAACTTCAACAGACTTGAAACTACTGATCAAAATGTATTTCTCTTTGGTACTGTTCCATCAATTGATATTGCTAAAGCTATTTTTGATCGTTCAATACTCAACAAAGAAGTTATTAAA GTATGGGTTGAGTGTGAGGATTATGATGAATTATTGGACTGTGTGTTAAATAAGTGTAAAGATGAAATAGAGGCTCATTTGCTGGGTAAAAGTTGGTGCGTAAAGTATAGcaagtataataataaatcgAATTCCGATGATATAGTTAAAGTCCTcgataaattattacccATTTTTCAACATGCTGGGGATGtcaatttaattaatcCAATCACCAAAATCGCAATTATCGAA aaatataatataaataagaaGACTTGTGAGAAGAAATTGGATAGGATATATTTTGGGAATATATTATTCGAGCGTAATGACAGTCCTTGGTGGACCAATTATTGTCTTTCTAATAGACCTATTTTGGGCCCAACTTCTCTTGATAATTCactttcatttattttatcaaactTGGTACTCCATTACGCTGTTTCCCATAATTTA gGTAAGGTGAAGAATGGAACTGTAGTTTATGATCCCTTTGTTGGTTCTGGTGGCTCATTAATCTCATCATCCATCTTTGG TGGTTTTTGTATTGGTAGTGATATTGATATACGTATATTGAGGGGTTGGGGTATCTCTTATATTAAGAGTAACACTACTGAATCAG ATGAGAAGAATATTTTCGTCAACTTTAACtactacaaattattaatccCTGATATTATTCGATTTGATATCAAATATTCc CCTTTTAAAGAATCGAATGGATGGGTTGACACTATTATTACAGATCCTCCCTATG GTAATAGGGCGAGTTATATgaataacaaattaatgaaaaacaTAAAGAATGATTTGAAGCATAAAAATTGCCTTGAACTAATCACCTTTTTACTCCAAATTTCTCTTAACATACTCGTCAAACATGGTCGACTCATTTTCCTACTACCATCGCATATCAACAA CATTGATGAGAGtttgaaattaataaattgtaaagGTTTTAAAATCGTTTATATAGGAcaacaattattaactggag gacAATGTAGATTCATTATAACattagaaaaattataa
- a CDS encoding RNA recognition motif family protein (or RNP domain; RBD; RRM), with translation MLLFRNFSTFKDLNFRLLVKGLPFDVTESDIKQLFTGFNLSSIHFITRRNKPLGSCYVYLEENEAKDAIKLLNGKFFKQKKLEVTLDLLKIDDRIQLVHKPESVDRFREPSRYQ, from the exons atgttattatttcgtaatttttcaacttttaaagatttaaattttagacTTTTAGttaag ggATTACCTTTTGATGTAACTGAGTCTGATATTAAACAACTTTTTACAGGCTTCAATTTATCCTCAATTCATTTCATCACAA GGAGGAATAAACCACTAGGAAGTTGTTATGTATACTTAGAAGAGAATGAAGCCAAAGATGCCATAAAACTACTCAATGGCAAATTCTTCAAGCAAAA AAAATTGGAGGTGACATTGGATTTGTTGAAGATTGACGATAGAATACAATTAGTACATAAACCGGAATCTGTGGATAGATTTAGAGAACCTTCAAgatatcaataa
- a CDS encoding Elongation factor P (EF-P) KOW-like domain protein, with amino-acid sequence MVGFMIFSAQRAFVRCFTTFSTSSLRQGMVFLHQGKYCEVVSFRQLKQGRGSTSIQLEYMDLMSRKVFTQNYPINSRVEKIDLERHNALVQYVDEDSKELIVSDHNFEDKSINLSLVGQGHQFLSPGDEIQVYYHSDNIVKVSLPNHILSKLK; translated from the exons atggTTGGATTTATGATTTTTTCAGCCCAAAGGGCATTTGTAAGATGTTTTACTACATTTTCAACAAGTTCCCTAAGACAGGGAatggtatttttacaccaaG GTAAATATTGTGAAGTTGTTAGTTTTCGACAACTTAAACAAGGTCGTGGCTCAACATCTATACAA TTGGAGTACATGGACCTGATGAGTAGGAAAGTTTTCACACAGAATTATCCAATAAACTCAAGAGTTGAGA AAATTGATTTGGAGCGCCACAACGCTTTGGTTCAATATGTTGACGAGGATTCAAAGGAACTAATCGTCTCAGATCACAACTTTGAAGATAAATCCATTAACCTCAGTCTCGTAGGTCAAGGACACCAGTTTCTCTCGC CGGGTGACGAGATTCAAGTTTATTATCATTCTGATAACATTGTTAAAGTCTCTCTTCCAAATCATATCCTCTCAAAACTCaaataa
- the RAB5B gene encoding Ras-related protein Rab-5A — MIKELINSFVSPSEGGNGKEATNSSPSDSKSKNPVYQFKLVILGDASVGKSCLVGRFVKNTFMEFQESTIGAAFMTQTVKLDDCNVKFEIWDTAGQERYRTLAPMYYRGSAAAIIVYDITLKDSFDQAKSWIKELKSHVEPNIILALAGNKADLEDRKVDTDMVQDFASANNCLFMETSAKTGQNVHKLFTEIAKLIPKCKRLSEFHDGFKMENRTSLNKFKCCNN; from the exons ATGATTAAGgagttaataaatagttTCGTTTCTCCTTCTGAGGGCGGAAATGGGAAAGAAGCCACCAATTCCTCACCCTCAGACtctaaatctaaaaatcCCGTGTACCAGTTCAAGTTAGTAATACTCGGCGACGCCTCAGTTGGTAAAAGCTGTCTTGTTGGTcgatttgttaaaaatactttcaTGGAATTCCAAGAATCCACTATCGGAG cTGCTTTCATGACACAAACTGTAAAATTAGATGATTGTAAcgttaaatttgaaatttggGACACTGCAGG gCAAGAGCGTTATAGAACATTGGCTCCAATGTATTATAG AGGGTCTGCTGCCGCAATAATTGTGTATGATATTACTTTGAAGGACTCTTTTGACCAGGCCAAAAGCTGGATAAAAGAGCTTAAATCTCACGTGGAACCTAATATTATCCTAG CACTTGCTGGCAATAAAGCTGACTTAGAAGATCGCAAAGTTGATACTGAT ATGGTACAAGATTTTGCGTCAGCgaataattgtttatttatGGAGACCTCTGCTAAAACTGGTCAAAATGTCCACAAACTCTTTACTGAAATTG CGAAATTGATACCGAAGTGTAAGAGGTTGAGTGAGTTCCATGATGGGTTTAAGATGGAAAACCGAACAAGTCTCAACAAGTTCAAATGCTGTAATAACTAA
- the dhx16 gene encoding Oligonucleotide/oligosaccharide-binding (OB)-fold family protein, translating into MGGDSTSSKNPQKRTSPSGNTSDSAFASSVNNTAENTKDKSKGESRVDTSEYDKYLYEMDLAVEASKGRNLNLKDNPNYLKRLRDEARRSYLERREEERLELAKRELGEKEIVYDSKLRRDEFIQKSLKLDRERVKLAETAIKTRPTDSSVITYELPDSYDEDNLKRLEVIKKKQQLSKAKDKPVNEQDLWESKLYKYGITKFGVVEEDSKAGKLEEDSENKLIGDLSNFKDLVGDSINFILDSKMPEVNLTNIVQTDLDFESTSVSSSSDDESDSISKEKRTSNKYLSRLEKLKRKQHKLILQERQKLPIYYYRTELLSAIKKYKTLIVVGETGSGKTTQIPQYLHEVGYSRAGVIGITQPRRVAAMSVATRVSKELNVKMGSTVGYCIRFEDYTSSNTKIKYMTDGILLREFASNPTLENYSVIMIDEAHERTLHTDVIFGLVKDLIRYRNDFRLIISSATLEAEKFALYFDNAPIFKIPGRRYPVQIYYTKTPEANYLDASIITILQIHLTQPIDGDILVFLPGQQEIEYIQEELIARLKNRKDIRELIILSIYSSLPSDMQNKIFEPTPENSRKVILSTNISETSITLDNIVYVIDTGFCKLSLYSPKTGLDSLIVVPCSKANANQRSGRAGRVRAGHCFRLYTKLSYDKEMEDNHEPEIKRVNLSSVVLLLKSIGIDDLLNFDFMDPPTPESLINSLELIYSLGCLNDSGELTKLGKIMSELPLDPMYSKSLLFSIQHNCHEDIIIILSMLIQSIFYLVIHSFNLHTYPNSISQRLGNNIFYIPKDRRIHAENNYKNFYNNNSDHLMLLNVYNQWKENDFSIAWCYENYLQYKSLIQIQNIIQQLQNLITRLNLVDGDTVNGDVQNNQKDKEIGSNMNYNDVIMKCIVSGFFTNVAVKNEKKSEKNYKTIKSKQVVYIHPNSSVFKQNIKFVVYNDLVLTTKHFIRQVSEIQAKWLMELAPHYYQNIKF; encoded by the exons atgggAGGGGATTCTACTAGTTCAAAAAATCCCCAAAAACGTACCTCGCCTTCAGGTAACACATCTGATAGTGCCTTCGCCAGTTCAGTTAATAATACCGCTGAGAATACTAAGGATAAGAGTAAAGGTGAGAGTAGAGTAGATACATCTGAGTATGATAAGTATTTATATGAAATGGATTTGGCAGTGGAGGCCAGTAAGGGCCGAAACTTGAATTTGAAAGATAATCCTAACTATCTAAAAAGGTTGCGTGACGAGGCCCGTAGATCATATTTGGAACGACGTGAAGAGGAGAGACTTGAATTGGCAAAAAGAGAATTGGGTGAAAAGGAAATAGTGTACGATAGTAAGCTTAGGAGAGATGAATTCATACAAAAGTCCCTTAAACTTGATAGGGAGAGAGTGAAATTGGCAGAAACCGCTATTAAAACTAGGCCTACAGACTCCAGTGTAATTACGTATGAATTGCCAGATAGCTATGACGAGGATAACTTGAAAAGGTTAGAAGTTATAAAGAAGAAGCAGCAGCTTTCAAAGGCTAAAGATAAGCCAGTGAATGAGCAAGACCTGTGGGAGAGTAAGCTGTACAAGTATGGAATAACAAAGTTTGGGGTAGTAGAAGAGGACTCAAAGGCAGGAAAACTTGAAGAAGATTCtgaaaataagttaattggcgatttaagtaattttaaagatcTTGTTGGAGATTCAATAAACTTTATACTGGACTCTAAAATGCCTGAAGTAAACCTCACAAACATCGTACAAACTGACCTTGACTTTGAAAGTACAAGCGTTAGTTCATCAAGTGATGACGAATCTGATTCAATTAGCAAAGAGAAAAGGACAAGTAACAAGTATTTGAGCAGACTTGAGAAATTGAAGAGAAAACAACACAAACTAATACTCCAGGAGAGGCAGAAATTACCAATTTACTATTACAGGACCGAGCTACTAAGTGCTATAAAGAAGTATAAAACTTTGATTGTTGTTGGTGAGACTGGTAGTGGTAAGACAACACAAATCCCGCAATACTTGCACGAAGTCGGTTACTCTAGAGCCGGTGTCATAGGAATAACTCAGCCCAGAAGGGTTGCCGCAATGTCGGTAGCAACTCGCGTGAGTAAGGAATTGAATGTTAAAATGGGTTCAACAGTCGGTTACTGTATCAGGTTTGAAGATTACACAAGCTCAAACACTAAGATTAAGTACATGACTGATGGTATTCTTCTTAGAGAATTCGCCTCAAACCCGACACTTGAAAATTACTCTGTAATAATGATCGACGAGGCTCATGAAAGAACATTACACACCGATGTAATCTTCGGACTCGTTAAGGATTTGATCAGATACAGAAATGACTTTAGACTGATTATTTCATCAGCTACATTAGAAGCTGAGAAGTTTGCTCTCTACTTCGATAATGCACCTATATTCAA AATACCTGGAAGAAGATATCCTGtacaaatatattatacaaagACCCCAGAGGCTAATTACCTGGACGCATCAATAATCACAATTTTGCAAATTCACTTGACACAGCCGATTGACGGTgatattttagtttttttacCCGGCCAACAAGAGATTGAGTACATACAGGAAGAACTTATCGCAAG ACTGAAGAATAGAAAGGATATTAGAGAACTGATAATACTATCGATATATTCGTCACTGCCTAGTGATATgcaaaataaaatatttgagcCAACACCAGAAAATTCCAGAAAAGTAATTCTGTCAACTAACATCTCAGAAACCTCAATCACACTAGACAATATAGTATACGTAATTGATACGggattttgtaaattaagtCTTTATTCCCCTAAAACAG gGCTGGATAGTTTAATAGTAGTACCATGTTCAAAAGCAAATGCGAATCAAAGAAGTGGTAGGGCAGGCAGAGTTAGAGCAGGCCACTGTTTCCGTTTATATACGAAACTGTCATATGATAAGGAAATGGAAGATAATCATGAGCCCGAAATAAAGCGAGTTAATCTGTCATCTGTAGTGCTTTTATTGAAATCTATAG GAATTGACGATTTGTTAAACTTCGATTTTATGGATCCTCCTACCCCTGAAAGCTTAATAAATTCTCTGGAGTTGATATACTCACTTGGATGTCTTAACGATTCTGGAGAACTGACAAAACTAGGTAAAATCATGTCAGAACTACCACTGGACCCAATGTACTCTAAAAGCCTCCTTTTCTCAATTCAGCATAACTGCCATGAagatattattataatactatCAATGCTCATTCagagtattttttatttagttattcaCTCTTTTAACCTACATACATATCCAAACTCTATATCACAACGTTTaggtaataatatattttacataccGAAGGATAGGAGAATACATGCTGAGAACAATTACAAGAACTTTTACAACAATAACAGTGACCACTTGATGTTGCTGAATGTGTATAATCAGTGGAAGGAAAATGATTTTTCAATAGCATGGTGTTATGAAAACTACCTCCAGTACAAATCACTCATCCAAATACAAAACATTATACAACAACTGCAAAATTTGATTACAAGGTTGAATCTGGTTGATGGTGATACGGTTAATGGTGACGTACAAAATAACCAAAAAGATAAAGAAATCGGGTCGAACATGAACTACAATGATGTAATAATGAAGTGTATTGTGAGTGGGTTCTTTACCAATGTCGCGGTTAAGAACGAGAAAAAGAGCGAAAAGAACTACAAAACAATTAAAAGTAAGCAAGTGGTCTATATTCATCCAAACTCGTCGGTTTTTAAGCAAAATATAAAGTTTGTTGTTTACAACGATTTGGTTCTAACCACTAAACACTTCATCAGGCAAGTCTCGGAAATTCAGGCTAAGTGGCTAATGGAGCTAGCTCCGCACTATTAccaaaacattaaattttaa
- the Txnl4a gene encoding mitosis protein Dim1 encodes MSYMLQHLRSGWAVDQAIVTEEERVVCIRFGHDHDPECIKMDEILFKIAEDVKNFCVIYLVDITEVPDFNGMYELYDPISVMFFYRNKHMMVDLGTGNNNKINWAMNNKQELIDIIETIYRGARRGRGLVISPKDYSTKYRY; translated from the exons atgtctTATATGCTACAGCACTTACGCTCTGGATGGGCAgtg GACCAAGCCATCGTGACCGAGGAGGAAAGAGTAGTC TGTATTCGATTTGGCCACGACCATGATCCTGAATGCATAAAAATGGACGAAATACTGTTTAAAATCGCTGAagatgttaaaaatttttgtGTAATTTACCTT GTGGATATTACTGAAGTTCCAGATTTCAATGGAATGTACGAGTTGTATGACCCTATATCAGTGATGTTTTTCTACAG AAACAAACACATGATGGTTGATCTGGGCACTGGCAACAATAATAAGATAAATTGGGCCATGAATAACAAACAGGAGCTAATAGATATCATCGAGACCATCTATCGAGGTGCAAGGAGAG GGCGCGGTTTGGTAATTTCTCCCAAAGATTATTCCACCAAATATCgttattag